A single genomic interval of Chitinophaga sp. 180180018-3 harbors:
- a CDS encoding RagB/SusD family nutrient uptake outer membrane protein: MKKNLTISTLIGAAMLLSSCSKVLDKTNLTAVNPSQVWTNAAIAKAYLDDVYANMMPGNPAGSGNDTDEGVSYQLQTNIWMRGGATYDSYDIYNDQFKNIRTINIFLSGLDNASFDDAAKKQMKGQALFWRAWAYYALTKSYGGVPIITAPQAATTDLNALQLPRNKTSECIAQIVKDLDDAISMLPDVWAGEDVGRIDKCAAMAFKGRVLLFFASPLFNPANSTAKWQQAYDACLAAKNQCDAKGKGLYAPYNKIWDDELNKEVIMVRRYNYPQATYFQGGLIPLNFSQDLAGQDRPSLELVNAFPRKDGSSWNPATMSYDTLFRSRDDRFYETIYYNGSPYQYLAKMKNMNTYLWTYFDAITDYYSGTGIIGTHNSITTDPLWSNSSFYRIKAIDKTANMATSVYNSGVDWPEIRYAEVLMNYGEAANEAGKTADALNVLYSIRGRAGITPGAGGNYGLSATSTADIRAAYQKERFVEFAFEGKRLDDLRRWKMFGYLRSLPQRHGVAILLKQGQSDVKPMDDINQVWTRFSTTVVKTDIADIAIKDDYYIYGIPLTYISRNPKLLQNNNWGGTFDPLQ, encoded by the coding sequence ATGAAAAAGAATCTTACTATATCCACCCTGATCGGTGCGGCCATGCTGCTGAGTAGTTGCAGCAAAGTATTGGATAAAACGAATTTAACCGCGGTGAATCCTTCGCAGGTATGGACGAATGCTGCGATTGCCAAAGCCTATCTGGATGATGTATATGCGAACATGATGCCGGGTAACCCGGCTGGTAGCGGCAACGATACCGACGAGGGAGTGTCTTATCAGCTGCAAACCAATATCTGGATGCGTGGCGGAGCTACTTACGATTCGTATGATATCTACAATGATCAGTTTAAAAATATCCGCACCATCAATATCTTTCTCTCCGGCCTGGATAATGCCAGCTTCGATGATGCGGCAAAGAAGCAAATGAAAGGCCAGGCATTGTTCTGGCGCGCCTGGGCCTATTACGCGCTTACAAAAAGCTATGGCGGGGTGCCTATTATCACTGCACCCCAGGCGGCTACAACAGATCTGAATGCTTTGCAATTGCCCCGTAATAAAACATCGGAGTGCATTGCGCAGATTGTAAAAGACCTGGATGATGCCATCAGCATGCTGCCGGATGTATGGGCAGGGGAAGATGTGGGCCGGATTGATAAGTGCGCTGCTATGGCCTTTAAAGGACGTGTACTCCTGTTTTTCGCAAGCCCGCTCTTTAATCCAGCCAATAGTACCGCAAAATGGCAACAGGCCTACGATGCCTGCCTGGCCGCAAAAAATCAGTGCGATGCAAAGGGTAAGGGATTGTATGCTCCCTATAATAAAATATGGGATGATGAGCTGAATAAAGAAGTGATCATGGTCAGAAGATATAATTATCCGCAGGCTACTTATTTCCAGGGAGGATTGATTCCACTTAATTTCTCCCAGGATCTGGCTGGCCAGGACCGTCCTTCGCTCGAACTGGTAAATGCATTCCCGCGGAAAGACGGATCCAGCTGGAATCCGGCTACGATGTCGTATGATACGCTGTTCAGAAGTCGTGATGACCGCTTCTATGAAACCATTTACTACAACGGTTCTCCGTACCAGTACCTGGCGAAGATGAAGAACATGAACACCTACCTGTGGACGTATTTCGACGCTATCACTGATTATTATTCCGGCACAGGAATCATCGGCACACATAACTCCATCACTACAGATCCGCTGTGGTCTAACTCCAGTTTCTACCGGATCAAAGCTATCGATAAAACCGCCAACATGGCTACCTCTGTTTACAATTCCGGGGTAGACTGGCCGGAGATCAGGTATGCAGAAGTACTGATGAATTACGGAGAAGCTGCCAATGAAGCAGGAAAAACAGCCGATGCGCTGAATGTACTCTACAGTATTCGCGGCCGGGCTGGTATTACGCCGGGAGCAGGAGGGAATTATGGTCTTAGTGCCACCAGTACCGCTGATATCCGCGCTGCTTACCAAAAGGAACGATTCGTGGAGTTTGCATTTGAAGGCAAACGTCTCGACGATCTGCGCCGCTGGAAAATGTTTGGCTACCTGAGAAGTCTGCCGCAGCGGCATGGTGTAGCCATCCTGCTGAAACAGGGACAGTCCGATGTAAAACCAATGGATGATATCAACCAGGTATGGACCCGTTTCTCTACTACCGTAGTGAAAACCGATATTGCTGATATCGCCATCAAAGACGACTATTACATTTACGGTATTCCGCTTACTTATATCAGCAGGAATCCGAAACTGTTGCAGAATAATAATTGGGGCGGTACATTTGATCCGTTGCAGTAA
- a CDS encoding TonB-dependent receptor, which yields MKLNFHEQALMQKNDACPRYGGTLSTKMSSIMRMTGLLLTTVCLQVAAKGNGQNITLHVKNATLPKVFREISRQSNYQIFINDRLLKNVKKITLDLSQASLTETLNACLSDESLSYVILNKTVVIQKKEQPAAVVPPPPVEISGTVTDDKGTPLPGATIRIKGGKRNAVTNNQGVFKLAAEPTDVLVISFVGYEDQEMKPGSNTDLKIVLKPSTRKMDEVVVVGYGTQKRANITSAVTTMKASEVALIPTSNLSNVLAGRLSGVYVQSNTGTPGIGSGIRIRALSTFSSSNTDPVYVIDGVVRDKTSFDALDPNEVYEISVLKDASSAAIYGSRSSNGVILVTTKTGHSGRPTVSYSSTFGMERTGKVPGYLDLTTSLKLNRYVFGDNNISAAEEADVRSWNADGRAWYNEVYRNPTNQRHALSIAGGGERVTYYIGGSYYNENGFLPNVSYNKYNLRGNVSAKVTKDLTVGLNLSTSNGTRQRFNFTYDYGSVDLNNLWGKLFYNAFGTRPYVDGKPVNPGWLGNMAEMMRNGGYWRNGNQQIDALISAEYKVPVVPGLSARLVYSRNINNSGIKDFAKKQLLYNYAMSPNGVVDVTKPLGTQLSGDPSTEYIGYRYDKSNSYQLNAQLNYDRHFGEHHVDALAVYEQYEYNYNYFSTYRYNFPLFPTDQFFAASGDSKNWSNNASETQDGRLSYIGRINYDYAGKYLFSASVRGDGSVKFAPSKRWGWFPSVAVGWKISDEPFFKNITSLSFIDLLKLRFSVAATGNDAIGGWKWQDQYNIQSSSYYLGTNGTTDPRLSYGGIPNPNLTWEKSNSTNFGVDVSILRNLTLTAEIWRRHTYDILGSRILAIPAEFGTSLPAVNYGVVNAKGFELELGYGKQIGRDFSFKVRGNVGLATNKVITKDVAAGAVPVDDPNGKTLNYISGYLATGIYRTQADLDKLPQGFTIDGVKPVLGMLSFADISGPDGKPDGKVDTWDRVKLADYQLAQAPISYGLGLTLSYKGFTLDAQFAGLAGFKTTYNDAFSRNVGSYWVYTNYWKDYWTETNTNASGPKPFPWGSQYATYANMNSSYNVHDGSFVRLKYLSLGYTVPSVWTKRVGVQSASVFVSGTNLFLLSAFKFYDPELSQFMSYPMMKSYSLGINVNL from the coding sequence ATGAAATTAAACTTTCATGAGCAAGCCCTCATGCAAAAGAATGATGCCTGCCCGCGATATGGAGGCACGCTCTCAACCAAAATGTCATCGATTATGAGAATGACCGGCCTGCTTTTGACGACGGTATGCTTGCAGGTGGCTGCAAAGGGGAATGGCCAGAACATCACACTGCACGTGAAAAACGCTACGTTGCCAAAAGTCTTTAGAGAAATCAGCAGACAAAGCAATTACCAGATCTTTATTAATGACCGTCTGCTGAAAAATGTAAAAAAAATTACACTGGATCTGAGTCAGGCCAGTCTTACCGAAACATTGAATGCCTGTTTAAGCGATGAATCATTGAGCTATGTCATACTGAACAAAACGGTTGTCATACAGAAAAAAGAACAACCGGCGGCGGTTGTACCTCCGCCACCAGTGGAGATATCCGGAACCGTAACGGACGATAAAGGTACGCCACTACCGGGGGCGACTATACGAATTAAAGGAGGCAAACGCAACGCGGTAACCAACAACCAGGGTGTATTCAAACTGGCTGCTGAACCAACGGATGTGTTGGTGATTTCCTTCGTTGGATACGAAGATCAGGAGATGAAACCCGGCAGCAATACTGATTTGAAAATAGTATTGAAACCTTCCACACGCAAAATGGATGAGGTAGTAGTGGTGGGTTATGGTACCCAGAAACGTGCTAATATTACTTCCGCGGTAACTACCATGAAAGCAAGCGAGGTAGCATTGATACCTACGTCGAATTTATCGAACGTACTCGCCGGACGACTGTCGGGTGTTTATGTACAAAGTAATACAGGAACTCCGGGAATAGGATCTGGTATACGTATCAGGGCGCTTTCAACTTTCAGTTCTTCAAATACAGATCCGGTGTACGTAATCGATGGAGTGGTAAGAGACAAAACCAGTTTCGATGCGCTTGATCCTAATGAGGTGTATGAGATCTCAGTGCTTAAAGACGCTTCATCTGCGGCCATCTACGGTAGCCGTTCTTCAAACGGTGTAATACTGGTAACTACTAAAACAGGCCACTCCGGCAGGCCTACTGTGAGCTACAGTTCAACGTTTGGTATGGAAAGAACAGGTAAAGTACCGGGCTACCTCGACCTGACTACATCGTTAAAACTGAACCGTTATGTTTTCGGAGATAACAATATTTCCGCGGCAGAAGAAGCAGATGTCAGATCATGGAATGCCGACGGGCGGGCCTGGTATAATGAAGTATACCGGAATCCTACCAACCAGCGCCATGCTCTCAGTATTGCCGGCGGCGGCGAGCGTGTAACTTACTACATCGGCGGTTCTTATTATAATGAGAACGGCTTTCTGCCCAATGTCTCGTACAATAAATACAATCTTCGTGGAAATGTATCAGCAAAGGTAACGAAAGACCTCACTGTAGGACTGAATTTAAGTACCAGCAATGGCACCCGTCAGCGCTTTAATTTCACTTATGACTATGGTTCAGTTGACCTGAATAATCTCTGGGGCAAGCTGTTTTATAACGCGTTTGGTACCCGCCCGTATGTAGATGGTAAGCCGGTAAACCCTGGCTGGCTGGGTAATATGGCAGAGATGATGAGAAATGGTGGTTACTGGAGAAATGGGAATCAACAGATAGATGCCCTGATAAGCGCTGAGTACAAGGTACCTGTGGTACCGGGGTTATCCGCACGGCTTGTGTATAGCCGTAACATTAATAACAGTGGCATTAAAGATTTTGCGAAGAAACAATTACTGTATAACTATGCGATGTCGCCGAACGGTGTAGTAGATGTTACTAAGCCACTGGGCACACAACTGAGCGGAGATCCGAGTACGGAGTATATTGGTTACCGTTATGATAAATCCAATTCCTACCAGCTGAATGCTCAATTGAATTACGACAGGCATTTTGGGGAACATCATGTAGATGCCCTGGCCGTATATGAACAGTACGAATACAATTACAATTACTTTTCTACCTACAGGTATAATTTCCCGCTCTTCCCGACAGATCAGTTCTTTGCCGCCAGTGGTGATAGTAAAAACTGGAGCAATAATGCTTCTGAAACACAGGATGGAAGACTATCTTATATAGGCAGGATTAATTATGATTACGCCGGGAAATACCTGTTTTCGGCCTCTGTAAGGGGAGATGGTTCTGTTAAATTTGCACCTTCCAAAAGATGGGGCTGGTTTCCTTCAGTAGCAGTGGGATGGAAAATTTCTGATGAACCATTCTTCAAAAACATTACATCACTTTCGTTCATCGATCTCCTGAAGCTAAGGTTTTCTGTTGCTGCTACCGGAAACGACGCCATCGGTGGCTGGAAATGGCAGGATCAGTACAATATCCAGTCTTCCAGCTATTACCTGGGCACCAACGGTACCACCGATCCGCGCTTGTCGTATGGTGGCATACCCAATCCTAACCTGACCTGGGAGAAATCAAATTCCACCAACTTTGGTGTAGACGTTAGTATTCTTCGCAACCTGACGCTGACAGCCGAAATCTGGCGCCGTCATACCTATGATATCCTCGGATCAAGGATACTGGCTATCCCTGCCGAATTTGGTACCTCCCTGCCGGCGGTGAACTACGGCGTGGTAAACGCCAAAGGGTTTGAACTGGAACTGGGATATGGCAAACAGATAGGAAGAGACTTTTCTTTCAAAGTACGGGGTAATGTGGGACTGGCTACCAATAAAGTGATTACAAAGGATGTAGCTGCAGGTGCTGTACCGGTAGACGATCCCAACGGGAAAACTCTCAATTATATTTCCGGTTATCTCGCTACTGGTATTTATCGTACCCAGGCGGATCTGGATAAGCTCCCTCAGGGCTTTACCATTGATGGGGTTAAGCCGGTGCTGGGCATGCTGAGCTTCGCAGATATCAGCGGTCCTGATGGAAAACCGGATGGCAAAGTAGATACCTGGGACCGTGTAAAGCTGGCCGACTACCAACTCGCACAGGCGCCCATTTCATATGGCCTCGGCCTCACCCTCAGCTATAAAGGCTTCACGCTCGATGCACAGTTTGCAGGATTGGCAGGGTTTAAAACTACTTACAACGATGCTTTCTCCAGGAATGTTGGTAGCTACTGGGTATATACCAACTATTGGAAAGATTACTGGACAGAAACAAATACCAACGCTTCAGGGCCTAAGCCGTTCCCCTGGGGAAGCCAGTATGCCACGTATGCTAACATGAATTCTTCCTACAATGTACATGATGGCAGCTTTGTAAGACTGAAGTATTTGTCGCTCGGCTACACCGTTCCCAGCGTATGGACAAAGAGAGTAGGCGTACAGTCGGCTTCCGTTTTCGTATCAGGAACCAACCTTTTCCTCCTGTCTGCCTTCAAGTTCTATGATCCGGAATTAAGCCAGTTCATGAGCTATCCGATGATGAAGTCTTACTCGCTTGGCATTAACGTAAACCTGTAA